In one window of Pieris brassicae chromosome 10, ilPieBrab1.1, whole genome shotgun sequence DNA:
- the LOC123715528 gene encoding uncharacterized protein LOC123715528, with product MNRDRAINFNSCEIHILVDLVSKDRYIIENKRNDVATNKEKEATWNKLSINFNAVSGFTPRTAKTLKLKYESLKKAIRRKISRHIELGNAGEPNLSDIEKTILNIYSNGVDSRNDSENVIEFRVKSENSDEDINERNLLKTPEDVDYVIPDVMDDTTVIENKRKTISKGQSQKTVRKKVDGISNIYSSNVATAKLELIELQKNIASREHDFVHEEHKLKMQHLLNEEKRKQEIHDFLLRKQT from the exons ATGAATCGAGACAGAGCTATTAACTTTAATAGTTGTGAAATTCACATTCTTGTCGACTTGGTGTCAAAGGACCGCTACATAATCGAGAATAAGAGAAATGATGTCGCCACAAACAAAGAAAAGGAGGCGACATGGAACAAGTTATCCATAAACTTCAATGCCGTGTCCGGGTTTACACCTAGAACGGCTAAGACGCTTAAGTTGAAGTATGAGAGCCTGAAAAAAGCGATCAGAAGAAAGATTTCCAGACATATCGAATTAGGAAATGCGGGGGAGCCGAACCTGTCTGACATTGAGAAGACAATTCTCAACATTTATTCAAACGGCGTCGATTCGCGTAATGATAGTGAGAATGTCATAG AATTTCGAGTGAAAAGTGAAAACTCTGATGAAGATATAAACGAAAGAAATTTACTGAAGACGCCCGAGGATGTTGACTATGTTATACCAGATGTGATGGACGATACAACGGTTATTG AAAACAAACGAAAAACTATCTCCAAAGGACAATCTCAAAAAACAGTCAGGAAGAAAGTTGATGGAATTTCCAATATATATTCATCCAACGTCGCTACTGCTAAGCTGGAATTGATAGAACTACAGAAGAATATAGCGAGTAGGGAGCATGATTTTGTTCATGAAGAACATAAGCTTAAAATGCAGCATTTGCTTAACGAGGAAAAAAGGAAACAAGAAATTCACGATTTTCTACTGAGAAAACAAACATAG